The Pseudomonas wenzhouensis genome has a segment encoding these proteins:
- the hemF gene encoding oxygen-dependent coproporphyrinogen oxidase — MTDRTEAVKAYLLDLQDRICSALQAEDGQAVFAEDAWQRPAGGGGRTRVIENGALIEKGGVNFSHVFGDSLPPSASAHRPELAGRGFQALGVSLVIHPENPYVPTSHANVRFFSAEKAGEEPVWWFGGGFDLTPYYANEEDCVHWHQVAHDACAPFGSEVYPKFKAWCDRYFHLKHRGEPRGIGGLFFDDLNEWDFDTSFAFMRAIGDAYLEAYLPIVRRRKLTPFGEREREFQAFRRGRYVEFNLVFDRGTLFGLQSGGRTESILMSLPPHVRWGYDWKPEPGSIEARLTEYFLTDRDWLA, encoded by the coding sequence GTGACTGACCGTACCGAAGCCGTGAAGGCTTATCTGCTCGACCTGCAAGACCGTATCTGTTCCGCCCTGCAAGCCGAGGACGGCCAGGCCGTGTTCGCCGAGGACGCCTGGCAGCGTCCGGCCGGTGGCGGCGGGCGTACGCGGGTGATCGAGAATGGTGCGCTGATCGAAAAAGGCGGGGTGAATTTCTCTCATGTGTTCGGCGACAGCCTGCCGCCGTCGGCCAGCGCCCATCGTCCCGAGCTGGCCGGTCGTGGCTTCCAGGCGCTTGGTGTGTCGCTGGTGATCCACCCGGAAAACCCCTACGTGCCCACTTCGCACGCCAATGTGCGCTTCTTTAGCGCCGAGAAGGCCGGCGAAGAGCCGGTGTGGTGGTTCGGTGGCGGCTTCGACCTCACGCCCTACTACGCCAACGAAGAAGACTGCGTGCACTGGCATCAGGTCGCGCACGACGCTTGCGCGCCGTTCGGTTCCGAGGTCTATCCCAAGTTCAAAGCCTGGTGCGACCGCTACTTCCACCTCAAGCATCGCGGCGAGCCGCGTGGCATTGGCGGGCTGTTTTTCGACGACCTCAACGAATGGGACTTCGACACCAGCTTTGCCTTCATGCGCGCCATCGGCGATGCCTACCTCGAGGCCTACCTGCCCATCGTCCGGCGGCGCAAGCTGACGCCGTTCGGTGAGCGTGAACGTGAGTTTCAGGCCTTCCGTCGTGGTCGTTACGTGGAGTTCAACCTGGTGTTCGATCGTGGCACCCTGTTCGGCCTGCAATCCGGTGGGCGCACCGAGTCGATCCTCATGTCGCTGCCGCCGCATGTGCGTTGGGGCTATGACTGGAAACCCGAGCCGGGCAGCATCGAGGCGCGCCTGACCGAGTATTTCCTCACCGATCGTGATTGGCTGGCATAA
- a CDS encoding NADPH:quinone reductase — MAKRIEFSQHGGSDVLQYRDYQPAAPGPREVRVANQAIGLNFIDTYFRSGLYVPPALPSSLGTEGAGVVEAVGSEVEGFAVGDRVAYATGPLGAYSELHVLPADKLMKLPDSISFEQAAAVMLKGLTVQYLLRQTYELKGGETILFHAAAGGVGSFACQWAKALGVQLIGTVSSAEKAARAKEQGAWATIDYSHENVVQRVLELTDGAKCPVVYDGVGKDTWETSLDCVAPRGLLVSFGNASGAVTGVNLGILAQKGSLYVTRPTLAGYATSAQRLQAMADELFGMIASGKLQVEISNRYALKDAAAAQDALSSRQTTGSTILLP; from the coding sequence ATGGCCAAGCGTATCGAGTTCAGCCAGCACGGCGGCAGTGACGTGCTGCAGTACCGCGACTATCAACCGGCAGCTCCGGGCCCGCGCGAGGTGCGCGTCGCCAACCAGGCCATTGGCCTGAACTTCATCGACACCTATTTCCGCAGCGGCCTGTATGTGCCACCGGCGCTGCCGTCGAGCCTGGGCACCGAAGGCGCCGGCGTGGTCGAGGCCGTCGGCAGCGAGGTCGAAGGTTTTGCCGTGGGTGATCGCGTTGCCTACGCCACCGGCCCGCTGGGTGCTTATAGCGAGCTGCACGTATTGCCCGCCGACAAGCTGATGAAACTGCCGGACAGCATCAGCTTCGAGCAGGCGGCTGCGGTGATGCTCAAGGGTCTGACGGTGCAGTACCTGTTGCGCCAGACCTACGAACTCAAGGGCGGCGAGACCATCCTGTTCCACGCGGCTGCCGGCGGCGTTGGCTCCTTCGCCTGCCAGTGGGCCAAGGCGCTGGGTGTGCAGCTGATCGGTACCGTCAGCTCGGCGGAGAAGGCGGCGCGGGCCAAGGAGCAGGGCGCCTGGGCGACAATCGACTACAGCCATGAGAACGTCGTGCAGCGCGTGCTGGAACTGACCGACGGCGCCAAGTGCCCGGTGGTCTACGACGGCGTCGGCAAGGACACCTGGGAAACTTCGCTGGACTGCGTGGCGCCACGCGGCCTGCTGGTCAGCTTCGGCAACGCCTCCGGCGCCGTCACTGGGGTCAACCTGGGCATCCTGGCGCAGAAGGGCTCGCTGTACGTCACCCGCCCGACCCTGGCCGGCTACGCCACCAGCGCACAGCGCCTGCAGGCCATGGCCGACGAGCTGTTCGGCATGATCGCCAGCGGCAAACTGCAGGTGGAAATCAGCAACCGCTACGCCCTGAAGGACGCCGCCGCCGCGCAGGATGCGCTGAGCTCAAGGCAAACCACCGGCTCGACCATTCTGTTGCCTTGA
- a CDS encoding L-threonylcarbamoyladenylate synthase — protein sequence MASNWQIQQTARVVREGGVIAYPTEAVWGLGCDPWNGEAVDRLLALKERPMHKGLILVADDIEQFDFLLDDLPEIWLQRLAGSWPGPNTWLVPHQNRLPEWVTGEHDTVALRVSDHPLVRALCRYTGPLISTSANPAGRPSARSRLRVEQYFPGELDKVLGGALGGRKNPSLIRDLRTGDVIRPS from the coding sequence ATGGCCAGCAACTGGCAGATACAGCAAACGGCGCGAGTGGTACGTGAGGGGGGCGTGATTGCCTATCCGACCGAGGCAGTCTGGGGCTTGGGTTGCGATCCGTGGAACGGCGAGGCGGTGGACCGCTTGCTGGCGCTCAAGGAGCGGCCCATGCACAAGGGGCTGATTCTGGTGGCTGATGACATCGAACAGTTCGACTTCCTGCTCGATGATCTGCCGGAGATTTGGCTGCAACGTTTGGCCGGCAGCTGGCCTGGTCCGAATACCTGGCTGGTGCCACATCAGAACCGTCTGCCCGAGTGGGTTACCGGTGAGCACGACACCGTGGCCCTGCGCGTCAGCGATCATCCGCTGGTTCGCGCGTTGTGCCGCTACACCGGGCCGCTGATCTCCACCTCGGCCAACCCGGCGGGGCGCCCTTCGGCGCGTTCACGCTTGCGCGTCGAGCAGTACTTCCCCGGTGAGCTGGACAAGGTGCTCGGCGGCGCCCTGGGCGGGCGCAAGAACCCCAGCCTGATCCGCGACCTGCGTACGGGCGATGTGATTCGCCCGTCCTGA
- the dprA gene encoding DNA-processing protein DprA, with amino-acid sequence MSIPSPLAFSISPAELEARLRLHLLPELGPRRFRKLLSAFDSASAALAAPASAWRALGLPAICAEQRRSESIRERARAALQWLDEPDQQVLLWDDPAYPALLAELADAPPLLFVAGDPGVLEAPQLAMVGSRRASQPGLDNARAFARSLAGGGFVITSGLALGIDGAAHQGALDGGGKTIAVLGTGLQCLYPRRHVGLAARIVEQGGALVSELPLDCAPQASNFPRRNRIISGLSLGVLVVEASPSSGSLITARLAAEQGREVYAIPGSIHHPGARGCHQLIRDGATLVESIEHILEALRGWQAPTVESRVTAPAGRIEHPLLDLLHAAPHSTEALVQACGWPLTQVLAALTELELDGLVCNEAGRWLARSR; translated from the coding sequence ATGTCCATACCCTCTCCGCTTGCTTTCTCCATCTCTCCTGCTGAGCTCGAAGCCCGTTTGCGTCTGCATCTGCTGCCGGAGCTGGGGCCGCGACGCTTTCGCAAACTGCTGAGTGCCTTCGACAGCGCTTCGGCGGCGCTTGCTGCACCGGCCAGCGCCTGGCGGGCGTTGGGCTTGCCTGCCATCTGTGCCGAGCAGCGGCGCAGTGAAAGCATCCGCGAGCGGGCGCGCGCGGCGCTGCAGTGGCTGGATGAGCCTGATCAGCAGGTGCTGCTGTGGGACGATCCAGCCTACCCCGCCCTGCTTGCCGAGTTGGCGGATGCACCGCCGCTGCTGTTCGTCGCTGGCGATCCCGGTGTGCTGGAGGCACCGCAACTGGCCATGGTCGGCAGTCGGCGCGCTTCGCAGCCCGGCCTGGATAACGCGCGGGCCTTTGCCCGCAGCCTGGCGGGCGGTGGTTTCGTCATCACCAGTGGCCTGGCGTTGGGCATCGACGGCGCCGCGCATCAGGGCGCGCTGGACGGCGGCGGCAAAACGATTGCCGTGCTGGGCACCGGCTTGCAATGCCTGTATCCGCGTCGGCATGTCGGGTTGGCGGCGCGGATCGTCGAACAGGGTGGCGCGCTGGTTTCCGAGTTACCGCTGGATTGTGCGCCACAGGCGAGCAACTTTCCCCGGCGCAACAGAATCATCAGCGGCTTGTCGCTGGGCGTGCTGGTGGTCGAAGCCAGCCCCTCCAGTGGCTCGCTGATCACCGCGCGCCTGGCCGCCGAACAGGGGCGCGAGGTCTATGCCATTCCCGGCTCCATCCATCACCCCGGTGCGCGGGGCTGTCACCAGTTGATCCGCGATGGCGCCACGCTGGTGGAAAGCATCGAGCATATCCTTGAAGCCCTGCGTGGCTGGCAGGCGCCCACTGTCGAATCCCGGGTGACGGCACCTGCTGGCCGTATCGAGCATCCATTGTTGGACTTGCTGCATGCCGCGCCGCACAGCACCGAAGCATTGGTGCAGGCCTGCGGTTGGCCGCTGACGCAGGTGCTGGCGGCCTTGACCGAGCTGGAACTCGACGGGCTGGTCTGCAACGAAGCGGGCCGCTGGTTGGCGCGCAGTCGTTAA
- a CDS encoding LysM peptidoglycan-binding domain-containing protein, producing MRKSLLALLFAAGGMALTCLAQAAVQLKDGHPDRYTVVKGDTLWDISGKFLSQPWKWPEIWHANPQVANPHLIYPGDTLNLVYIDGQPRLMLNRGESRGTIKLSPQVRSTPMAEAIPTIPLEAINSFLLSNRIVNTPEEFNGKPYVVAGNAERVVSGAGDRVYARGQFDEAHPIYGIFRQGKTYVDPDTQEFLGINADDIGTGEVVAEEGDIGTLVLSRSTQEVRIGDRLFPTEERAINSTFMPNEPTSEINGLILDVPRGVTQIGQFDVVTLNKGARDGLEIGNVLAIYKTGETVRDRVTGESVKIPDERSGLLMVFRTYDKLSYGLVLQASRQLAVMDKVRNP from the coding sequence ATGAGGAAATCACTACTCGCCCTGCTCTTTGCAGCCGGCGGAATGGCCCTGACCTGCCTGGCTCAGGCCGCAGTGCAACTCAAGGACGGTCACCCGGACCGTTACACCGTGGTCAAGGGCGATACGCTCTGGGACATCTCCGGTAAATTCCTCAGCCAGCCGTGGAAGTGGCCGGAGATCTGGCATGCCAACCCGCAGGTGGCCAACCCGCATCTGATCTATCCCGGTGACACCCTCAATCTGGTCTATATCGATGGTCAGCCGCGTCTGATGCTCAATCGTGGCGAGTCGCGCGGCACCATCAAGCTGTCGCCACAGGTGCGCAGTACGCCGATGGCCGAGGCGATCCCGACCATTCCGCTGGAGGCGATCAACAGCTTCCTGCTGAGCAACCGTATCGTCAACACGCCGGAGGAGTTCAACGGCAAGCCCTACGTTGTCGCCGGTAACGCCGAGCGTGTGGTCAGCGGCGCCGGTGATCGCGTTTACGCGCGTGGTCAGTTCGACGAGGCTCATCCGATCTACGGCATCTTCCGCCAGGGCAAGACCTACGTGGATCCGGATACTCAGGAATTCCTCGGTATCAACGCCGATGACATTGGCACCGGCGAAGTCGTCGCCGAGGAAGGTGATATCGGTACCCTCGTCCTGAGCCGTTCGACTCAGGAAGTGCGCATCGGTGACCGCCTGTTCCCTACCGAAGAGCGTGCGATCAACTCCACCTTCATGCCCAACGAGCCGACCAGCGAGATCAACGGTCTGATCCTCGACGTCCCGCGTGGCGTGACCCAGATCGGCCAGTTCGATGTGGTGACCCTGAATAAAGGTGCTCGCGATGGTCTGGAAATCGGCAACGTGCTGGCCATCTACAAGACCGGCGAAACCGTGCGCGACCGTGTCACCGGCGAAAGCGTGAAGATTCCCGACGAGCGTTCCGGCCTGCTGATGGTGTTCCGCACCTATGACAAGCTCAGCTATGGCCTGGTCCTGCAGGCCAGTCGCCAACTGGCGGTGATGGACAAGGTTCGCAACCCGTAA
- the def gene encoding peptide deformylase, whose amino-acid sequence MAILNILEFPDPRLRTIAKPVDVVDDSIRQLVDDMFETMYDAPGIGLAATQVNVHKRVVVMDLSEDKSEPRVFINPEFESLTDEMDQYQEGCLSVPGFYENVDRPQKVRIKALDRDGQPYELIAEGLLAVCIQHECDHLNGKLFVDYLSNLKRDRIKKKLEKQHRQRA is encoded by the coding sequence ATGGCGATCCTGAATATCCTCGAATTTCCTGATCCACGCCTGCGTACCATCGCCAAACCGGTGGACGTCGTGGACGACTCCATCCGTCAACTGGTCGACGACATGTTCGAGACCATGTATGACGCACCAGGTATCGGCCTGGCCGCGACGCAGGTCAACGTGCACAAGCGCGTGGTGGTCATGGACCTGTCCGAGGACAAGTCCGAGCCACGGGTGTTCATCAACCCCGAGTTCGAATCGCTGACCGACGAGATGGACCAGTACCAGGAAGGCTGCCTGTCGGTGCCCGGCTTCTACGAGAACGTCGACCGCCCGCAAAAGGTCCGGATCAAGGCGCTGGATCGTGATGGCCAGCCTTATGAGCTGATCGCCGAAGGCCTGCTGGCCGTGTGCATCCAGCACGAGTGCGATCACCTCAACGGCAAGCTGTTCGTCGACTACCTGTCCAACCTCAAGCGCGACCGCATCAAGAAGAAGCTGGAAAAACAGCATCGTCAGCGCGCTTGA
- the fmt gene encoding methionyl-tRNA formyltransferase — MSDSLRIVFAGTPEFAAEHLKALLASRHHIIAVYTQPDRPAGRGQKLMPSPVKQLAVEHGIPVYQPASLRNEEAQAELAALKPDLMVVVAYGLILPQVVLDTPRLGCINSHASLLPRWRGAAPIQRAVQAGDLESGVTVMQMEAGLDTGPMLLKVSTPISASDTGGSLHDRLAQLGPQAVLQAIEGLAAGTLTGEVQDDALANYAHKLNKDEARLDFSRPAVELERLVRAFHPWPICHTTLNGEALKVHAAELGEGSGAPGSILAADKSGLTVACGDGALRLTRLQLPGGKPLAFSDLYNSRREQFAPGLVLGQ, encoded by the coding sequence ATGTCTGACTCATTGCGTATCGTCTTTGCCGGCACTCCGGAATTTGCCGCCGAGCACCTCAAGGCCTTGCTGGCCAGTCGGCACCATATCATCGCCGTCTACACCCAGCCGGATCGCCCCGCCGGTCGCGGCCAGAAGCTGATGCCGAGCCCGGTCAAGCAACTCGCCGTCGAGCATGGCATCCCGGTCTACCAGCCGGCCAGCCTGCGCAACGAAGAGGCCCAGGCCGAGCTGGCGGCGCTCAAGCCGGATCTGATGGTGGTGGTCGCCTATGGCCTGATCCTGCCGCAGGTGGTGCTCGACACCCCGCGCCTGGGCTGCATCAACAGCCACGCCTCCTTGCTCCCGCGCTGGCGTGGCGCCGCGCCGATCCAGCGCGCGGTGCAGGCCGGCGATCTTGAATCCGGCGTCACCGTGATGCAGATGGAAGCCGGCCTCGACACCGGGCCGATGCTGCTCAAGGTCAGCACACCGATCAGCGCTAGCGACACCGGTGGCAGCCTGCACGACCGCCTCGCCCAGCTCGGCCCGCAGGCGGTGCTGCAGGCTATCGAGGGCCTGGCTGCTGGCACGCTCACAGGTGAGGTGCAGGACGATGCCCTGGCCAACTACGCCCACAAGCTGAACAAGGACGAAGCGCGCCTGGACTTCAGCCGCCCGGCCGTGGAACTGGAGCGCCTGGTGCGCGCCTTCCATCCCTGGCCGATCTGCCACACCACGCTGAACGGCGAGGCGTTGAAGGTGCATGCGGCAGAGCTGGGCGAGGGCAGTGGTGCCCCCGGCAGCATTCTCGCCGCTGACAAGAGCGGCCTGACCGTGGCCTGCGGCGACGGCGCGCTGCGCCTGACTCGTCTGCAATTACCCGGCGGCAAGCCGCTGGCCTTCAGTGACCTGTACAACAGCCGTCGCGAGCAGTTCGCCCCCGGTCTGGTGCTCGGTCAATGA
- the rsmB gene encoding 16S rRNA (cytosine(967)-C(5))-methyltransferase RsmB — translation MNPRLAAARALTAVLSGKASLGSSLPPQLDKVEHHDRALAQDLAFGAARWQPRLQLLAEKLLEKPFKAADKDVEALLLIGLYQLLHSRIPEHAAIGETVGCAGALKKPWAKGLLNAVLRRAQREHEAIFAELDRDPVLHSAHPRWLQKALKAHWPQHWQAICAANNAHPPLILRVNRRHGSRDAYLIELRTAGIAAEPCTYSRDGVRLLQPCDVTTLPGFKDGRVSVQDEAAQLAADLLELAPGQRVLDACAAPGGKTCHLLEVEPALAEVVAVDLEAKRLARVRENLDRLQLDATLIAADGRDTGAWWDGQPFQRILLDAPCSATGVIRRHPDIKLTRKPEDIPALAHLQGELLDALWPTLAPGGILLYATCSVLPTENSETIAAFLARTADAQEVAIAGDFGLQPGHGRQLLPQLDGHDGFYYAKLIKRPQVL, via the coding sequence ATGAACCCGCGTCTGGCCGCCGCACGTGCCCTGACTGCCGTACTGTCCGGCAAGGCCTCGCTGGGCAGCAGCCTGCCGCCGCAGCTGGACAAGGTCGAACACCACGACCGTGCCCTGGCCCAGGACCTGGCTTTCGGCGCCGCGCGCTGGCAACCGCGCCTGCAACTGCTGGCCGAGAAACTGCTGGAAAAGCCCTTCAAGGCCGCCGACAAGGATGTAGAAGCGCTGCTGCTGATCGGCCTCTATCAGTTGCTGCACAGCCGCATCCCCGAACATGCCGCCATCGGCGAAACGGTCGGCTGCGCTGGCGCGCTGAAAAAGCCCTGGGCCAAGGGCCTGCTCAACGCCGTGCTGCGCCGCGCCCAGCGCGAACATGAAGCGATTTTCGCCGAACTGGATCGCGATCCGGTGCTGCATAGCGCGCACCCACGCTGGCTGCAGAAAGCGCTCAAGGCGCATTGGCCACAGCACTGGCAAGCCATCTGCGCCGCCAATAACGCCCATCCGCCGCTGATCCTGCGGGTCAATCGCCGCCATGGCAGCCGCGACGCCTATCTGATCGAGCTGCGCACTGCCGGTATCGCCGCCGAGCCCTGCACCTATAGCCGCGACGGCGTGCGCCTGCTGCAGCCCTGTGATGTGACCACCTTGCCCGGCTTTAAGGACGGCCGCGTCAGCGTGCAGGACGAGGCTGCGCAACTGGCCGCCGACCTGCTCGAACTGGCGCCCGGCCAACGCGTGCTGGACGCCTGTGCCGCACCGGGTGGCAAGACCTGCCACCTGCTGGAAGTCGAACCGGCGCTGGCCGAAGTGGTCGCTGTCGATCTGGAAGCCAAACGCCTGGCGCGCGTTCGCGAAAACCTCGACCGCCTGCAACTCGACGCCACCCTGATCGCCGCCGACGGTCGTGACACTGGCGCCTGGTGGGACGGCCAGCCGTTCCAGCGCATCCTGCTCGACGCGCCCTGTTCGGCCACCGGGGTGATCCGCCGCCACCCGGACATCAAGCTGACGCGCAAGCCCGAGGACATTCCCGCGCTGGCACACCTGCAGGGTGAGCTGCTCGATGCCCTGTGGCCGACCCTGGCCCCCGGCGGCATCCTGCTTTACGCCACCTGCTCGGTGCTGCCAACGGAAAACAGCGAGACCATCGCCGCCTTTCTCGCCCGCACCGCCGACGCGCAGGAAGTGGCCATCGCCGGCGACTTCGGCCTGCAGCCCGGCCATGGCCGCCAGTTGCTGCCACAGCTGGACGGCCACGACGGCTTTTACTATGCCAAGCTGATCAAAAGGCCACAGGTACTCTGA